In Lytechinus variegatus isolate NC3 chromosome 13, Lvar_3.0, whole genome shotgun sequence, the DNA window GCGCAACCTTTGCTTACCTTGCGTGAGGGAAAATACATGCTCGAAATACTTCTATATTGATATTGCGTTCTCGTAATCGTTATCGTCCTGTAACGTCCATAATTTCAGACAATCTTGTGGTATTTTCTAACGTGCAATTGAATATTACATGGATTATCAATTACACATGGATCATCTTTATTGATACATTGATAACAAAGACGCGTTTTTTTTAGGTTTTCAATTTCGTCGTAGGTTTCGGGGAATGGGGAACATGCTAGGCGAATAGGCGCCGTAGTCTTCACCTGCTTCGTCGGCCACCTCTTGATTGCCGCCTTCGTCATCTTCCTCGTCGTCGAGCACGCGTTCGTCGTTGGTCACGTTGTTTTCCTCCATGGCCATGGCGGCCTGCTCGAGTGAGGCTTGGGTGGGCACGAAGGCAGGAGGTGGAAGGTCTCGATCGCGGGGCCAGGTGAACTCGCGGACGTTCGGGAGGTTGGAGACGACGccgatgctcaaggcgctccggTAGACGTTCATGTCGCATGCGTCATACCTGTATAAATAGGATGTCGTTAAAAGATAAGTTAACCCTGAGTCAAAGGACCTACACAAAGGTAATTTCAGGGGGGATAAAtgttaattcattattatcaatcgATTAAAAGggatagtatacaaataatgcacgtaagcgcgtgcatgcagggccaaataatgaacgatgtgcgagaagagccaatggatataccgcaccgaggtccgcaggaccgagtgcggtatgtccatttggcgagtcgagtattatgtgatccgatttggaccaatcagattacagaacattcttgggagttgtataatatAGACTTACATGTCACAAACCTCGCTATTATAGTACTCTGcttcctcttttccttttcttctctttctttgccATGTGTTCAATACTctcattcaaaattaatttaccGACCAAAGTGTTCATtcatcaaagtaaaaaaaattaattccaaACTCAGACCGCTTTCTGATTTGTAAAGCACAACGAGCTTCTAACACGTTAATAACACACAACCTCGATCCgacctacactgttagaaaaaataaaagaagttcctgcatcAGAGTTttgagaacacctgtaatcttaccgaattgcgtaatcttacaggaaattggtatttgatgtatggaatcttacaaatttccttgaataaaacacccttttcccctttttaaacagacctgttctgttaaattgcagaaaaattcttgttttatgaatttacagaatgattattacgcaattcggtaagattacaggtgttctcgagactctgctgcaggaacttcttttattttttctaacagtgtaccaTTCATCGTTGTCGGGGTCGTAGCACTCGACATTGTAGATGGTCGTGATGCCGTTGAAGCCGCCAATGACGAAGATCATATCATCGAGGACAGCGACGCCGAAGTTGCTGCGGTGGATGTACATGCTTGGTGCCCCCATCCACTGCATCGAGCCTGGCTTCCATCTCTCCATGGAGTTAAGCCGGGTCAGACCGTTGAAGCCCCCGACAGCGTACACGCTATCTCTGTGGAAAGGAACAAGCATCAAGAGGTgatatttttaatcataatcatcataatcaccatcatcttcttcatcatcaccatcatcaccatcatcaccatcatcatcatcatcaacatcatcatcatcaccatcatcatcattatcatcaccaccatcaacatgaTATAAGCATAGATGTAATAAACTATGGCGCCATACATTTGCTGGGGTTCATCGTTATTTATGAaagccgattttttttttaattgcaaaatACTGTATAAAAATTGTAGGTTTTGAATTTTCAGATTATGATAAGAAACCCTAACAAGCCACGCATTTACAATTTAGATAGTGCAATCATGGGGTCATAGTGGTTTTCATTGTATTCAGGAACGTGACAGTATATTACATTGGAAATAGAatagaaattttcatttttcttattttttttaatcacatatTACGCATCGCAAGGATGCAGGGTCAGAATCGATTCAAGACGTATGTAAAATTGGACAATGCCCCTCGGGATGAAATTTACCGAAATGCCACTGCACCGACCCCACTCCTTCTGCTGTTCATACGGGGTATATCCCGCCACTCATCTAGCTCCGGGTCGAACATTTCGGCCGAGTTCAAACACTCGTTGCCGTTGAAACCGCCGACGATGACGATCTTGTCGTCGAGACGGCACGCCGAGGCATCACTCCGATGGTGGTTCATCGAGTGCATCAATGTCCATTGGTTGCAAGAAGGATCGTACCTGGATTGGAGGTCGAAAAATAAGCTACTGAAGTGTATTGGATAACGGCTTAACAGGGTGACGAAAAATGACGCACTGCGTCCGTGTCGTGCCGAAAACGCGTCATGCACGTCAAACACGATTCGAGGATAAATATCGAGGCAACCGCAActaaaacaagaaagaaagactCTATCTTGTTGCCAATCTTAAAATGTGCTAATTATTCTGTATTCTAGCCATATAATTATTTTGCGCTTTCTTACATTtctgtgaattatattttcattgtgaTTTTTAATTGAGTGTTTTAATTTTGCTCCAAATGCATTTTGCAAGAACAACTGtcgtaattaaaaaaatattcttgaggacggtatcattattgttatatcTAGCTACTCACCGGTGGCCTGAGGTGCTACAAATATAAGCACAACAGGGAATTATTTGGGCCTAAAACCGAATTACAATTGACAGGTTGGCAAAAATTGGGTTTAAAAGATACGATATTGGGGGTAActtcaactttttttcattccagTTATTCATTTCGCTTTTCATTCATGCCACCTAATCCGTGCGTAATTTCAAGCCAATTTTACAAACCTCCCTAGTCCTACCTACCTCTCGACAGTTTTAAGACGCGTATGTCCATCGAATCCACCCATCGCGTAGACGTACTGACCCACCGTTGACACGCTCACGTAACACCGTCGGGAATTCATTGGTGCGACTTCGCTCCAACTCTACGAGAACATAAAAATCGAACTTAAATCAACCGTATCACTGTAATTATGTTGAAATGTCAAACTATGAAAAGTACGATACTCCAAAATAATTTCGTCGTCTAGAGAGCAGAGACACTGtccctttctttaaaaaaaaatcaagaaagcaTTGAAAGATGGAAGGTGGCGCTTATGAGTAATTCCTTTACTTATTAGGGAAGACGATTGTCATGGTTCAATGACTTTGATTAGAGCTCGTTATTGTTTTGTAAGCTCATATTACCGAGATATACATAGGCATATGACTGTGTAGCGCTGTAagatttcatacatttttgcgAGGTTCTTTGTGATAATAAATAGTTTATTTATTCACTGACTGactcaattattttttcattctttcatccattcattcactcatttattcattcattcatttctcaAGTAGTTTTCATTAAAACGTTTACCGGTAGATTAAAACGTATAATCCTGTTTTAGTTCTATACTTTTCATGTAGAAAGTCATTAAATTCACCTTTGCCATATAGAATTCATGTTATCTTTCGCTGTGATTCGCTTTGTCATTGTAGGAAAAAATATTGATCATAGGCTAACCTTGGTGACTGGATCAAAGCACCTGACACTGTTGAAGTACTGGTTGCTGTCGAACCCGCCCACGGCATAAAGCTTCTGGTTGAGGACAGCTATGCCCATGTACGCCCGTGGTCGATTGTTGACAGTGTCCATCAGGACCCACCGATCGGCCCGTGTGTCGTAGCATTCGATGGCGCTGGTCGGACTGCCCCCGCTCCAGCCGCCGACGGCGAACAGGAGTTTGAAAGGAAGGCTGGGGATGGGGCAGGGAAAATGAGATGCTTAAAAAGTATCGGCATAACTACTAGTTATGAACCAATCTTCGTTTCTGATTctgcacatttttttcatgcagtCTATATTGACTTGGATATAATACATGGAATTTGTTCCTTCACCTTctcataatgaaatgaaattaaaatcaaattaatcatAATGTCCAgccaaataaaacaaaagagatGTTAAGTTTAGAGGAACTTACAAGGATAGTGGCAATAAATTGTACACAGATATATGGCAGTGATTTGGGTGAAAACATGGCAAATCCGCAGCCATAATATCATGTCCAAAGTAAAACCCATAAACTTTACAATGTTATTTAAATCTTACAATATGAATGGCAAAGGGATTTAATCTTATGTGATATATTTCTCTTATCTCATCAACTTCAACTTTCAGGAAAGAGGACTGGCTTCTAATCAAGCCCAGATCCCGATTCCCTTTTGCCAATGAGCAGTTCCTattctttttaagaaaatggGGTTTCCCAATTATTATACCACTTTGTAGAAATgcggtcaattttttttaagggaaaACCAAGCTTTGCTTCTTGGGAAATTCTGATGAAACCTACTTTCTGCCGCCCCTTATTTTTTGAAATCCTTGATCTACAACTGATTCTAATTGTCACCTACCGCGGACGAGAGAGCACTGCACTTGGTCCTTTGGGTGTTTCGTTGGGATCAAAGTTGTATGTATAGTGGATGGTCTGGATGATGACTGCTTTGCATTCTTCGACGTCACGAACTAACGGATGAGCTTTGATGCTGAAAGGAAATGCCGGAAATGGTTGTTCATGAATACATCGGCTATATGGATGAATGATTTTATTCACCAAGGTCGTCAggcatcatcatcgtcgtcttcGTAAaagtcaacatcatcatcatcattatcatcacattacaatcatcatcatcatcatcatcatcaccatcatcatcgtcaacatcatcatggttacaatgatcattatcatcatcatcatcatcatcatcatcattatcatcatcatcatcgtcaacatcatcatggttacgatcatcattatcataactatcaccatcatcattgccatcagcATCGACACAGATTTGCAAAAGTAAATGCACCACTTTACCAACCCTTTcccaatcatcaccatcaccgccaaaaccaccactaccaccaccatca includes these proteins:
- the LOC121426000 gene encoding kelch-like protein 10, which codes for MEVSEKETEEAEVTPFTVFDELRKNNQLCDVTLEVGDQKFPAHRNVLAACSRYFRALFTIGMHEMEEKVIKIPGVEPNLMEQILDYIYTKHTPVNSDNVVELLPAADQFNVEGLVKECCAYLEDHFGASNCVGMWRFARSYFCFLLEQSAFRYILNHFEEVALGGKAEEFLELSIEDLECIVKEDELNVKMEEYVFEAMVRWVRHKETQRKQYIPRLLLLVRLGMINTDYFMNSIKAHPLVRDVEECKAVIIQTIHYTYNFDPNETPKGPSAVLSRPRLPFKLLFAVGGWSGGSPTSAIECYDTRADRWVLMDTVNNRPRAYMGIAVLNQKLYAVGGFDSNQYFNSVRCFDPVTKSWSEVAPMNSRRCYVSVSTVGQYVYAMGGFDGHTRLKTVERYDPSCNQWTLMHSMNHHRSDASACRLDDKIVIVGGFNGNECLNSAEMFDPELDEWRDIPRMNSRRSGVGAVAFRDSVYAVGGFNGLTRLNSMERWKPGSMQWMGAPSMYIHRSNFGVAVLDDMIFVIGGFNGITTIYNVECYDPDNDEWYDACDMNVYRSALSIGVVSNLPNVREFTWPRDRDLPPPAFVPTQASLEQAAMAMEENNVTNDERVLDDEEDDEGGNQEVADEAEIDEFLLQQAALAEEHANNDDYDEEEDDDDDDDDDDDVDGDEVVQFPDRSPNPRRHPGLLSGSSPLQQPPLSGNNEENDREGPSTS